The following proteins are encoded in a genomic region of Calorimonas adulescens:
- the mntR gene encoding transcriptional regulator MntR — translation MKKDFYTFSEYMKKDDDTLTASMEDYLEMIYRLSDESGFTRIHELSDALNVQPPSATKMVQKLAEFKLIKYEKYGVIMLEEKGKQLGKALIKRHNIIFDFLNILGVSETEILTETEKIEHTVSSQTLQCINNFIKFMNENPDIKKEFIQYAEYCKCSRYD, via the coding sequence ATGAAAAAAGATTTTTACACATTCAGCGAATATATGAAAAAGGATGATGACACCCTTACAGCCTCTATGGAGGACTATCTTGAAATGATTTACAGGCTATCTGATGAAAGTGGCTTTACAAGAATTCATGAACTGTCAGATGCCCTCAATGTGCAGCCTCCATCTGCTACCAAAATGGTACAAAAATTAGCAGAATTTAAACTTATAAAGTATGAAAAATATGGTGTAATAATGCTTGAGGAAAAAGGTAAGCAACTGGGTAAGGCTCTTATAAAGAGGCACAATATTATTTTTGACTTTTTAAACATACTTGGAGTATCGGAAACAGAGATATTAACCGAAACCGAAAAAATTGAGCATACCGTGAGCAGTCAAACCTTGCAATGTATCAATAATTTTATCAAATTTATGAATGAGAATCCTGACATAAAAAAAGAATTTATTCAATATGCTGAGTACTGCAAGTGCAGCAGATATGACTAA